The DNA window CCTTGCTTACTGATTCTGGCTCTCCAAATATCAACTCAAGGTCGGGCTTTGGTTCGGTAAGTCCTCGTGCTGCTCGTCGTAATTGATCAGAGATTCTGTCGAAGTTAGAAATTGATCTGCCGCTTGGAATGTGGGCAAGCCAGCGAGCTGGACGTTCGAACGTCCGGTCGTCCTGTGCGATAGATTTTATATACTTTGCCTCAGCTTCCTCGCCGCTGTGGGCAATTCTGTTGCGGACGGTAATGAGCTCGGCTAGCGCCTGATTAGCTTGAATGCGAAAATGCAAACGACTGAACGGTTGGCCATTCTGCAAGAGCTTGTAGGCGCGATTCATTGTTCTTATGTATGGAAACCAATCAACATACTTTTGATCCCCTCGAAGTATCTGTTCGGCCTGTTGTTCATCTACATCCTTCAGCCTACTCTTGACGTGAGGAATTTCCGATGTTCCGGCTACCGCCGATATGAATAACCTTCGAATGAATGACTCGAATGTGACCGCGGATGACAATGCGAGGGCTTCAAGTGTGTACTCGTAGTCAGCGAGTGTGATGTGACCGTTTAGACGTGCAGATTTTGCCCTGGTATTAGCAGCTGTAAGAGCGCTAAGCTCGCGCTCGCATTCGGAGAATAGCTGACCGGCGGTCACTTGGAAAGCTCGCCCTGGAACGCGAAGTTGGCACGTGCTAGGCGAGAGGCACGGTCCGATGCGGAGCCTGAAATTGCTCTAATGAGCTCAGCATTTGTATTTCTTGCAACCTTAAAGTTCTGAGCGGACTCCCGTAGCCGTATTTCGGTTTCGTGCGCGACCTCGTGCACGCTCTTGTCTGAGTAATTTTTTACTACTCTCCAGGTTCCATCAAGGTGACCGGCAACCCGTAGAGTCGCCGCGAACGCGGCAAAGAACCAACCCTTCTTTCGGAAGATTGTAAACGGATCGTTCTTTTCAGGGATTGCGAGGAAAAGGTCCATAGCATCCATGGCTTGCTGGAAAGCGCGTTCGACATGTTTTTGATTCGGCAGCGATGATTCCCACCTGCGGTAGGACTCATCGATCTCACGCCGCCCGGTTTTGTCAATTCCGTTGATTGTTAACAGAACGAGTTCGCTGGCAAATTCCACTTCACGCATTCTGGTTATATCGGCAATGTTGAAGAGTTTCCAGTCTGTCCAGCGCGTTTGGTTGGCGCGGGTCAATCTGTAACAAGCGTCAGAAAATGCCCCGCTGCGTCGAGCGTAGCGCAGCTCCTGTGCATTCAAACCCAGTCCGGTTGAGTTAAGGCGATCGTAGAGCTCCAGAACAGTGTTGTCGTTTGTTTTGACCCCAAGGCTGACGGTGGGAAGCTTGGTTTCTAAAATCCGTTCTCTAATCGACCGAGGAAGATCTACGTAAGAAAACTGGGCTCTGTGATTGCTGAGCTCGGGCGGCGTATATTTGAATTTATCTCGCTCATCGCGATCTGGGACTAGAGCAACGTCAATAAACGCTATAAGTGTTCTAAGTCGCTGCTGCCCGTCGACTACTCGACGGATGAGAGTGCCGTTGTCTGCGTACTCGTCTTGGACGACGATGAGTGGGAGGGGATATGCGTGAACTACGCTATCTATTAGGAAGCTTTTGTCACGCTCGGTCCAGACTGATCCACGTTGGTAGTGTGGTCGAAGGTCGAGAGTTCCGTCGCGACTCCAGCCGAGATAGTCGGACACGCGGAAATTTGTGTAGTCAGCTTTGATCGCACTCTCGCCAATCTGAGCTAGCCATTCGGTCTGAGCAGCGTCGGTTTCATCAATCATGGCTGTGACTCTACCGGTTTACTATTGACATGCTTAGGTGTTGCGCAGGCCAGAATGGCGGCACTCTAGGAGGCCGCACAATAGCGAGGATGGTGACGTGTAAGGGTTCAGAACATGTTTGGTGCATCGCTCCCGGAACACCTCGGTGCCGGGTCCGTCAACAGGAGTGTTCGGCTGGGCAACCGCGGACGCGTCGTTCTGTATGTCGAAGTCGTGGTGATGGAACACCGGACCTGAACCACCCTGGGACTGATGGAGACTGTGATCTCACCAGGAGAATGCAGGTATGGGTGCACCAAGGAAGTTTGATGCCGAGACGCGGGAGCGGGCAGTTCGGATGTATCGCGACCGGCTCGCTGAGTACGGCGAGCCGAAAGTAACGGCCCGCAAGCACGTCGGAGCCCTGCTCGATATCAACCCGGCCACGATCCGAAACTGGATCGAGAAGATCGATCCAGCTGGCAGGTCCCCGATAGTCGGGCCACCGTGTTCTAGAGCCACGGTGTGATTGATTTCAGTCGATCTCGCAACCCTCGACCGGTTGGTGGTTGTGGGTGCATTGGGCAGCGTACTCGGACGGCGTGAGGTAGCCGAGTGATGAGTGCCGGTGTCGATGGTTGTGGTCGTCTTTGAAGTCCTCGATCACCACCCTCGCTTCGAGAAGGCTCGTCCAGTGATTGCGGTTCAGGCACTCCTTCCGTAGTCGGTTGTTGAACGATTCGATGTGTCCGTTGTTCCACGGCGTCCCCGGCGGGATGTAGGAGATACCGACACGGTCGCGACAGAACTGTTGCAGCACATGCGAAATGAACTCCGGACCGTTGTCCATTCTCAGGACCATCGGCGGTCCGTCCCACAGCGCGAACGTCTTGTCGAGCTCGTCGGTCAGTCGTTGCGCGGTGATCGAGCGCTCCACGATGTTCAACAGGGACTGCCGGGTGTGTTCGTCGATCATCGACGCGATCTTGATCGCTTTCCCATCCACCGTGGAGTCGAACTGAAAATCCATAGCCCACACCACTTTCGGCGCATCGGCTTCGATCTGCGGGCAGGAGCTGATGCCGGCGCGTTTGCGGGGATGATAGATCCGAACCTGCAGACCCTCCTCCTTCCAGAGCCGGTGCACCTTCTTCTTGTTCACCGACATGCCCTGGTCGTGCCTCAGATGCGCCCAGGCGCGACGGAAGCCGTGCAGTGGATGCGAGCCTGCGTATGTCCGCAGCGACGCCCTCAGGGCCGCGTCGGGATCCGCGGGTGTGTCGGCGATCGGTGTTCGTGCGTAGGTGGAGCGGGCAAGCCCAACAGCTTTGCACGCCAGACGTTTCGACAGACTCATGGTGTTGACGAGCATGTCGACGGCGCGGCGCTTGGCGGCTGGGCTCAGAATTTTCCCTTCGCTACCTCCCGCAGTGCGTCCTTCTCCAGCTCGGCCTCGGCGAGCAGGCGTTTGAGCTTGCCGTTCTGCTCGCGCAGCTCCTTGAGTTCCTTCGCGGCATCGGTGTCCATCCCGCCGTACTGACGCCGCCAGTTGTACAACGTCGCCGCCGACACCTCGAGCTCCGCCGCGATCTCCTCTTGCGTCTTGCCTGCAGCGGTCAGCTCATCGGCACGGCGCAGTTTGCGCACGATGTCCTCGGCAGAGTTGCGCTTCCGTCCAGCCATGTTCTCCATCGTCCTATCCGCCCACTTCAGGGGCAACAAGACTCTAAAACGAGATGGCCCCGTTCACCGGGGACACGCCACAGCCACCGACGCACACGGGCCCATCGCAGGGGTCGACCGCGACGAGGAGCTGAAAGCGCTACGGCGTGGGAACTCCGAATTACGTAGAGCGAACGAAATTCTCAAGACAGCGTCGGCGTTTCTCGCAGCAGCGGAGGTCGACCGCCGACTTCGGTAGTAGTCGAATATATCGATCAACACCGCCACCTTTTCGGGGTCGACCCGATCTGCACCGTACTCAAAGAGCACGGCATCAAGATCGCCCCGTCCACCTACTACGCCGCCAAGAAACGCGGCACCGTCTCCGCGGCGGCATTGGAGGAGGCGCATGCCACGAACACCGTCCACGGGTTCTTCGTGGCAAACAGACGCCTTTACGGAGCGCAGAAAATCTGGCATGCGATGAAACGCGCTGGTCACGATATCGGACGCGATCAGGTCGCTCGGTTGATGACGATCTGCGGCGCGTCCGGTGTCGTCCGCGGTCGCCGGCGTACGGTGACCACCGAACGCGATGATCGTGCCCGTCGACATCCGGATCTGATTGCCCGGCAATGGGGCGCACCGACTCAACCGGATCAATGGTGGGTTGCTGATTTCACATATTGCTGGACGTTGGCCGGTTTCGTGTACACCTCGTTCGTCGTCGATGTGTTCTCCCGCCGGATTCTCGGGTGGCGGGTGATGACCACGGAGGCGACACCGCTGGTTTCGGGTGTACTCGAGCAAGCGTTGTTCACACGCCGTCGGTCCGACTTCGCCTTCACTGCAACGGGTTTGGTGCACCACTCGGATGCAGGGTCTCAGTACACGTCTCTGGCGTTCACCGAGGCGTTGATCGAATCCGGCATCGCCGGATCGATCGGTAGTGTCGGCGACGCGCTCGACAATGCGTGGATGGAATCGACGATCGGGTTGTACAAGACCGAGCTGATCGACCGGCAGAAGTCGTGGTCCGGACGCTCCGAAGTTGAACGGGAAACAGCGTCGTGGGTGCATTGTGGGGGCACCTCCCGCTTGCGGGGGATCAACACCAGCCGCCTGCACTCCTCGATCGGCTACCAACCGCCCGTCGACTACGAAAACGAGTACCGTCAACAATGCTCGACAGCCACCTCCGACCGCGAAGTGGCTTGAACCAGGTCTCCATCAGATCCAGGGTGGTTCAGCTCGGGCCCAGGAGCGGACCGCGAGCTGCGCAGCGCGCCGATGTCCAATGTCGCTGCGCCTTGTGCTGAGGACCCAACTGGTGATCGGCCGCGGGGATGCGACGCGTAATCGGATCAATCAGGCTTCACGGTCTGTATCGTCTGACCGTGACCGAAGCTAAGCGACACGATCTCATCGTCGATACAGCTGTCGTAATTGCTGCGGTATCGATTGGCATCGTCGTCGCGGGCCTCCTGCCACAGGCCGGCGAAGCACCAGAACCGAATTTGCCGTTGCCGAACGCGCAGATCGTGTCCGAACCGGTGGAGTACCCAGTGGACATTCCGGGGTGCACCTCTGTTCGACCTCCGCCGGTTGAAAACGAGATCACACGTTTTTCCACTGCCACCATGGGCGGGGGAACGCCGAACTACGGAATAAATCAAGTCAAGTGAGACACCGGGCGTTCAGTTGATCTGGATTTCGAGTGCTGGTTCGTTGATGTAGACGACGTGCGGGATCTTCGGTGGTGTCGGCCGAGTCGAGAATCGGGCAGGGTTGGCGGCGAATGCTGCGGTGAGTGTGATCTGGCGGGCTTCGTCGATCGCCTCCGCGGTCCCGAAGTGTACCGATGCCGGGGTATGCCATCCGATGCCGGAGTGGTGATGAATGTGGTTGTACTCGTTGAAGAATCCCTCCAGGAAAGTTCGGGCATCATCAAGGGTGGCAAACGATTTCGGAAAGTCATGCAGATACTTCAACGTTTTGAACTGGGCTTCGGAGAACGGATTGTCGTTGGACACTCTGGGTCGTGAATGGGATCGGACGACTCCGAGAAACGTCAGTAGTTCCGACACGAGACCCGAGGTCATCGACGCTCCGCGATCGGCATGGACGGTGTGTGGTGTCGCGCCGTTGCGTTCGATAGCTTCGGCGATGAATTCTTCAGCTAGATCAGCGCTTTCGTGGGATGAGACGATCCAGGACGGGGTGTAGCGGGAGTAGATGTCGATCAGGACGTACAAGTGGAACCAGACGCCCTTGGATGGTCCTCGTAGCTTGGTGATGTCCCAGGACCAGACCTGCGAGGGTCCGTTTGCGAGGAGTTCGGGTTTGACCTTCGGCGGGTGTGTGGCCAGGCGTCGTCGTTCACGGTTCTGCCCGGCAGCGGAGGCGATGCGGTACATCGTCGAGGTTGAGCACCAGTAGTTTCCTTCGTCGAGTTCGCGGGCGTATATCTGACAGATCGCGAGGTCAGCATTGCTGTCGGAGTTGATCACCGCCAACACCTGTGCGCGTTCAGCGGCCGTGAGTGCCTGCCCGTTGTCGGGGACGCTGCGGCGTTGCTTGGGGCCCAGAACAGGTGGTTGCCGGCGGCGGTAGTGGGTGGCGCGGGAGCGACCGATCAGCGTGCACGCCGTTCTCGTCGGGACCGAGGCGGCACGGAGTTCGTCGAAGGTGGTGTCAAGGGCGTGGTCGGCGGCATCGGTGTGCCCGTGCTCTCGGAGATCGACTCCAAGAGCACATGCAGTTTTCCCATGATCTCCAGCGCGGCCTCCGTCTGCGTCAGCTGCTTCTCGAGGTGCGCGTTACGTCTGCTGAGTCGGTCGAATTCTTTGCGGTCGGCTGCGTCGATAGTATTGCGACTCTTGTCTTTACGTCGCTCAGTCGTGTCTGCAGGCGTGGTGTTGTCTCGGGTAGCGGACCATTCACGCAGCTGCGACTGGTAGAGGCCTTCGCGGCGTAGAACCGCCGATTTCTCGCCGAACGGGGCTGCGCGGTATTCGTCGATGATCTTGTTGCGGTACTCGGTGGTGAAAGTACGGCGGGTTGCTTTCGGTGCGGGGTCGATCGACTTGTCCGGCGGTACGGGCTTCGGGCTGCTCATCGGTGATGCTCCAGTCATGCCCTCAGGGTGTGCACTTCGTTTGCTGTAAGTGTCTCACTTGATCCTGGCAGAGAGGGCTATGACAACCCGTCGTATCCGTGGCTGACGGCGGGTAAGGCATCCATGATGTCGGACGCCGTCCGCGCAGCACTGCCTGCTGATGTCGCCGTGGCGTTGGCGCCGCCGTCGAGTTCGCTCGTGTTCCAGCCTGTCGAAGACTTCGGCGACACGGTTCCACAGGGAGTGATCCCGACGACGTCGGCGTCCGGTCAGTTGGTCCGGGATGGGGTGTCCGCCTACACCACCATCGGTGTCGGTCCGGCCGATGCCGGTGTACCCGATTGTGTCGCAGGCGATCTCGACTCCCGCACGACTATGCCGGACCGAACCGTCGTCGACACGTTGGACACGTGGTACGAGGAATCGGGGTCGCGGACGTACTGGCGAAGCGCCACCGCCTATCACCCCGACGGCACCCGAGTGCACGTCAGCCTCACCGGCAACGACCTGACGGCATTGCCCCTCGGTGCCGATGAGGCCGCGGCCATCGCTGGCAGTCCCGACCTGGCCCTGTCCACACTTGCGCCGGCGGGAACGCCTGCGCCGCGGCAGGATTGCTCGGTCTACGCCGCGTCCTCGACCGGGACAGTTCAAGATATTCGCCGGGAGTCCGTCGATGCCGCCAACGCTGCGTTGACCGCGACGTGGGCGTCCATACCGAACGCGCCGACCCTGGACCGGCCGATCGGCTCGCTCGTTCCCGACGGTTTCACCTCCGGCGTGTGCACCGACCTCGACGTCGTCGGGGCGCGAATAGGGTTGTCAGTCTCGGTGAGCGGTGGCCAACCGCTACCGGCCCCGGTGGACCCGTATGACCCCAACGCGGCGTACGGGCCTCTCCCGGTGACGCGGACGCTTCCCGACGGGTCGGTGATGCAGAGCGAGGACGCCGGGATCACCGAGGGGTTGGTGTCGGAGGACGGAACCACCCGCCTGTCGAGGTCGGTGACCCTAATGGGACTTGATCGGCGAGTCTTCGACAGTAGCGAAGTTAGTCGGAGAAAGCTGATCACCGAGCCGCTGGTGGGTGATCACTATATGGCCCCGGAGAGAAGATCGACTCCTAAGGTTAGATCGTGGCCCCACCGGCCGGCGAGGGTTCCCAGAACGCTGATGGGGTGTCGTGCCAGTCGAGCACTGATCCATTAGGTCGCCGTCCGGATCCCTCGAGGCTCACCGCCAGTGACCGAAACGGACGTGAGGAGAACTGCCCGTGATTTTCGTAGGAGACGACTGGGCCGAAGACCACCACGACATCCACGTGATGAACGCCGACGGAAAACGTTTGGCGTCCCGCCGATTACCCGAAGGTCTGGCAGGCATCAGCGGGTTTCACGACGTGGTGGCCTCCCATGCCCGCGAACCTGCCGACGTCGTCGTCGGCATCGAAACCGACCGAGGCATGTGGGTATCGGCTCTGCTCGCAGCTGGATACACCGTCTACGCGATCAACCCGCTCGCCGCCGCACGCTACCGAGACCGCCACCACCTCTCGGGTGCGAAATCCGACGCCGGTGACGCCAAACTCTTGGCCGACCTGGTGCGCACCGACCGACACAACCACCGCACCATCGCCGGTGACACCGCAGACGCCGCCGCGATCAAGGTGTTGGCCCGCGGGCACCAGAACCTGATCTGGTCCCGCAACCGACAAATCAATGCACTGCGCTCAGCGCTCCTCGAGTACTACCCCGCCGCACTCGAAGCATTCAACAGTCTCCACCACCGCGACGCGGTCGCCGTCCTCTCGCGTGCCGCCTCGCCCGCCGAAGCGGCACACCTGAGTGCAGCGAGCATCCGAGCGATACTGAAAAGGGCAGGGCGGCAACGCAATATCGAATCACGAGCTGCAGAGATCCAAGCTGCGCTACGCACCGAGCACCTCGCAGCACCGCCGCCCGTTGCGGCTGCATTCGCGGCCACCACCCGCTCGGCGGTAGCGCTGATCGCGGAACTGAACCGTCAGATCGGCGACCTCGAAGCCGAACTCGCACGCCATTTTGAAGCACACCCGGACGCCGACATCTACCTCTCCCTGCCAGGACTCGGTGTCATCCTCGGCGCCCGGGTGCTCGGTGAATTCGGTGACGACGTCAACCGGTACACCACCGCCAAGTCTCGCAAAAATTACGCCGGAACGTCACCGCTGACGATCGCGTCCGGCAAAAAACGGGCCGTTCTGTCCAGGCACGTGCGCAACCGGCGGCTCTACGACGCAATCGACCAATGGGCATTCTGCGCCATAAGCCAAAGCCCGGGAGCTCGCGCGTTCTACGACCAACACCGCACCGCCGGGGACCTCCACCACCAAGCACTCCGCGCGCTCGCCAACCGACTCGTCGGACTACTGCACGGCTGCCTACGACATCGCACCAAATACGACGAACACATCGCCTGGGCACACCGAACTGAACAACAACCCACCGCCGCTTGACAAATTACGGCCCTGGGATGTCTGACCCGTCCCGACGGAGTGCAGGTGTCCGCGCGATCGACAGCCGACGTCGAACCCGGACTACAGACCGCACCGCTCTCGCTGCCCGAACCACTGGGATACGACGTACTAGACGCGCTGACGCAAACACCGATCGCGATGTGGCCGTGACCGATTCGGAACCCAGGGGGTACGGCCGCGCCGGAACTGTGCGTGCCGGGGTTGCCGTCGCGGTTGCGGTGGTGGCAGTCGCTGCGGCGGTGATCGTGTTGGTCACCCACCAGCGGCCGACGGCTGAACCTTCCGACGCTGCCTCTGCGGTGTCGTCGCCCCAGCAGGCAGCGACAACGACGGAGGTGTCGTCCGCACCGGAGCACGACCCGCGGTGGCAGATCGACTCCGCGGAGGTGTACGGGCGCGACTTCGCGGCCTTCGTCGCACCGACGACGAGTCTGCAGTTCGACTCCGGCACCAACGCAGTCATCGACGCCGGCGATGTTCTTGTCGCCGCGGTCGGCCTACCAAACCCCCGCACGTATCTGCTCGACGACGCCCGGTTGGTGGGGATCGCCGCATCGGACGGAGCTGTGTTGTGGTCGGTGTCGCCGGACGGCGGTCTGAACAGTTGCGCCGGCACACCAGTTCGGGGCGAAATCCTCTGTCTCGATTCGTATTCGAACAGTCCGGCGTTCGTCGCGATCGGTGTACGGGACGGTGCGGTTCGGCGGGTGCCGATTCCTACGGGCTGGTTCCCGTACGCGATCGAATCCGACGACACCTCGATCTACGTCCTGGAAGGCAACCCGGAGGACAGCGAATCAAACCTGCACGGCGGTGACGTCGACGCCCTGGCCGCCGCGTGGTCACTGCCGATCACCGCGTTCGCGCCGTACGAAGGACTGGACGAAACAATGATTCATATCGACGGTGGATATGGTGTCGTCACCCTCGGCGGCGAGGCGGCGTTCTTCGAACCCCGCACCGGTGCAGCGATCGACGGTCTCGAACTACGTTCGGATACATCGGTTGTCGACACCGAAATGGGGAAAGAGGTGTGGCACCTTCAGGAGCCGTTCGCAGGATCGACGACTGTGGGGGAGACCGTGTACACGTCCACGGGTTCCTCGGTGATCGCGTCCGCGGCCGACACCGGAGATGATAAATGGGTTTGGCCGGTGCCGACCGATGCGAGCGGCTCGACGGTGTCCGGGTCCATCGTGGGGACCGAGTTCGGCGTGTACTTCCTCTCCTCTGCATTCGTAGTCCAGCTTGAGTAGCTCGGGGCGCGACACGACGGTTTTCAACTTGTCGACGGGATTGAGCGGTGGCGGTCAGATGAAGGTCCGAAACAGATATGTATTGACGCTGCGGTAACTGTCGTTCACGCACTGCTTGCTGCGCCGAGACTGTCGGCTGTTCGAATGGCTCCGGCGGAGCGCGGGTACACCGTTGAATGAATGAATGACGGCGGCCGAGCTCGTGTGTGCTCCACCACCCGGTCGTCAGCCTGAGAGAGACGGTGGGACGGGGAGAACGGTGATGCCGGTGTCGCGTTGTAGCGCCTCGATCAGGTCTGGTCGTTCGGAGAGCGTGTCGGTCTCGGTCACCGCATAGCTCTGCGGATTCTCGCCGGCGGATGTGTGGGCGCCGGCGGTGTCGAAGAGGCTTAGACAGGCGTGGGTATGTGCGAGGTCGTGCCGCGCCCAGTATCGGATCCCGGCGAATCCTGCACTGCGAAGCGCCGACGCCCACAGCTGTGTCAGCCGGTATTTCCCGGTGCTGAATATCTCTGCGGTGACGCCGAATTGCGCGGCACTGTTCGATGTCAGATCCGCGAGTACACGCGTGTCGGTTGCCTGAAGGCGTTTGACTGCGCGGGTGCTGAGCTCGGTGCTCGGGACGACCCGCATTCCGCCCCACGTTTCGAGAAGGGTGATCTGTTCGGACTCGGCGGTGAAGCAGGTGCCGTAGGTGCCTGCGAGGTCGAAGCGCCCGTGTCCACCGTTCGCGAACCACAACGGCCCGCGGGCAGCGCTGTGGCAACGGAATACCTCCATGTCGGCCTGAACTGTGAAGGCGGGGAATCGATCACGGAGGTGATCCGGCGGGGGAGGGGAGAGGAGGTGCAGTGCGGTAGCGGCTCGCTCACGCGGCGAGCTGCTCGGTCGCTGCGCGAGCGAGATCGGCGACCGACGGCCCGTCACCGTCGAGCAGTGCCTGCCGGGGCGTACGTCCGCCGAGTTCGGGTTGCTCGGTCATCAGCCACGACGCGACCATCCACCCACCCACGTCGGCACGTGCCCACACCCGCAGAACATCTTTGATTCCGAGGATCGGCCGTGCAGGCATGTTGTCGTCGAACTCTGCCACGGAGTACCCCCTGACTTGCAAACAAGGATCCTTTGCGTCGCTTGCGAATCCACCAGCATCTCGGTGCATCAAGACAGTTCCACAAGGAGGTGGCGCGCCGTAGATCTTTCGATATGTTGTCCTGTTGACGGCGCTCATCGAATTTCCCTGATCGTGCTCAATGAAATTCCCTACCCGTGAGCGGTCTTCACTGTAGTGGTTGGCGGGTTCCGGTGGTGGCTTTGCGGAGCTTCTCCGATCTGGCGTTGTGGTCTCGTAGGCGGTAGGAATCGCCGTCGAGGTTGAGCACGACCGATCGATGTAGAAGTCGGTCGAGCATGGCTGCGGCGACGGTGTTGTCTCCGAGCACTTCACCCCAGGATCCGACGCCACGGTTGGTGGTCATCACGATCGATGTCTTCATATACCGTTGCGAGACAACTTGAAACAGCGCTGATGCTGCCTCACCGGGTAGCGGTAGGTATCCGAGTTCGTCGACGACGAGAAGTGTCGGTCCGGCATAGAACCGCATCGTCGTGGCCCACCGGCCCTCCAACGCAGCTCGGTGGCAGCGGGCGGCGAGATCGGCTGCGGTGGTGAAATACGTCCGATACCCAGCGTGTGCTGCGGCTCTCGCCAACCCGACGGACAGGTGCGTCTTCCCGACCCCGGGCGGTCCGATGAGCAGCACGTTCGTCGCTGTTTCGAGGTATCGGCAGGTCGCTAGCTCCTCGATGAGCTTGCGGTCGACACCGGCAGCGGCGTCGTAGTCGAAGTCCTCGAGCGAGGCTGGTGTCGGTAGGCATGCGAACCGAAGTCTTCCGGTCAACCGGCGGGCTTCGGTGGCCTCGACCT is part of the Rhodococcus sovatensis genome and encodes:
- a CDS encoding PQQ-binding-like beta-propeller repeat protein → MTDSEPRGYGRAGTVRAGVAVAVAVVAVAAAVIVLVTHQRPTAEPSDAASAVSSPQQAATTTEVSSAPEHDPRWQIDSAEVYGRDFAAFVAPTTSLQFDSGTNAVIDAGDVLVAAVGLPNPRTYLLDDARLVGIAASDGAVLWSVSPDGGLNSCAGTPVRGEILCLDSYSNSPAFVAIGVRDGAVRRVPIPTGWFPYAIESDDTSIYVLEGNPEDSESNLHGGDVDALAAAWSLPITAFAPYEGLDETMIHIDGGYGVVTLGGEAAFFEPRTGAAIDGLELRSDTSVVDTEMGKEVWHLQEPFAGSTTVGETVYTSTGSSVIASAADTGDDKWVWPVPTDASGSTVSGSIVGTEFGVYFLSSAFVVQLE
- a CDS encoding DUF262 domain-containing protein, giving the protein MIDETDAAQTEWLAQIGESAIKADYTNFRVSDYLGWSRDGTLDLRPHYQRGSVWTERDKSFLIDSVVHAYPLPLIVVQDEYADNGTLIRRVVDGQQRLRTLIAFIDVALVPDRDERDKFKYTPPELSNHRAQFSYVDLPRSIRERILETKLPTVSLGVKTNDNTVLELYDRLNSTGLGLNAQELRYARRSGAFSDACYRLTRANQTRWTDWKLFNIADITRMREVEFASELVLLTINGIDKTGRREIDESYRRWESSLPNQKHVERAFQQAMDAMDLFLAIPEKNDPFTIFRKKGWFFAAFAATLRVAGHLDGTWRVVKNYSDKSVHEVAHETEIRLRESAQNFKVARNTNAELIRAISGSASDRASRLARANFAFQGELSK
- a CDS encoding RES family NAD+ phosphorylase; its protein translation is MEVFRCHSAARGPLWFANGGHGRFDLAGTYGTCFTAESEQITLLETWGGMRVVPSTELSTRAVKRLQATDTRVLADLTSNSAAQFGVTAEIFSTGKYRLTQLWASALRSAGFAGIRYWARHDLAHTHACLSLFDTAGAHTSAGENPQSYAVTETDTLSERPDLIEALQRDTGITVLPVPPSLSG
- the istB gene encoding IS21-like element helper ATPase IstB, with the translated sequence MTDNKSTDRIPAPNTAEAASLYQRLRGHLAVLKLHDAAEALPSVLDQAAAEELSMTAALDRLLSIEVEATEARRLTGRLRFACLPTPASLEDFDYDAAAGVDRKLIEELATCRYLETATNVLLIGPPGVGKTHLSVGLARAAAHAGYRTYFTTAADLAARCHRAALEGRWATTMRFYAGPTLLVVDELGYLPLPGEAASALFQVVSQRYMKTSIVMTTNRGVGSWGEVLGDNTVAAAMLDRLLHRSVVLNLDGDSYRLRDHNARSEKLRKATTGTRQPLQ
- a CDS encoding IS3 family transposase (programmed frameshift), which encodes MAGRKRNSAEDIVRKLRRADELTAAGKTQEEIAAELEVSAATLYNWRRQYGGMDTDAAKELKELREQNGKLKRLLAEAELEKDALREVAKGKILSPAAKRRAVDMLVNTMSLSKRLACKAVGLARSTYARTPIADTPADPDAALRASLRTYAGSHPLHGFRRAWAHLRHDQGMSVNKKKVHRLWKEEGLQVRIYHPRKRAGISSCPQIEADAPKVVWAMDFQFDSTVDGKAIKIASMIDEHTRQSLLNIVERSITAQRLTDELDKTFALWDGPPMVLRMDNGPEFISHVLQQFCRDRVGISYIPPGTPWNNGHIESFNNRLRKECLNRNHWTSLLEARVVIEDFKDDHNHRHRHSSLGYLTPSEYAAQCTHNHQPVEGCEID
- a CDS encoding DDE-type integrase/transposase/recombinase, which encodes MINSDSNADLAICQIYARELDEGNYWCSTSTMYRIASAAGQNRERRRLATHPPKVKPELLANGPSQVWSWDITKLRGPSKGVWFHLYVLIDIYSRYTPSWIVSSHESADLAEEFIAEAIERNGATPHTVHADRGASMTSGLVSELLTFLGVVRSHSRPRVSNDNPFSEAQFKTLKYLHDFPKSFATLDDARTFLEGFFNEYNHIHHHSGIGWHTPASVHFGTAEAIDEARQITLTAAFAANPARFSTRPTPPKIPHVVYINEPALEIQIN
- a CDS encoding IS110 family transposase; translated protein: MIFVGDDWAEDHHDIHVMNADGKRLASRRLPEGLAGISGFHDVVASHAREPADVVVGIETDRGMWVSALLAAGYTVYAINPLAAARYRDRHHLSGAKSDAGDAKLLADLVRTDRHNHRTIAGDTADAAAIKVLARGHQNLIWSRNRQINALRSALLEYYPAALEAFNSLHHRDAVAVLSRAASPAEAAHLSAASIRAILKRAGRQRNIESRAAEIQAALRTEHLAAPPPVAAAFAATTRSAVALIAELNRQIGDLEAELARHFEAHPDADIYLSLPGLGVILGARVLGEFGDDVNRYTTAKSRKNYAGTSPLTIASGKKRAVLSRHVRNRRLYDAIDQWAFCAISQSPGARAFYDQHRTAGDLHHQALRALANRLVGLLHGCLRHRTKYDEHIAWAHRTEQQPTAA